GGACTACGAGGCCTGCCGCCTGTGCCCCGACGGCGGGCAGTTCACGGGCGATACCCTCACGGTGGGCGGGCGCACGGTGTCGGTGATCCGCTTTCTGGAACAGGACGACGCAGCGGGCCGCGCGGCCCGGGGAGGGGCCGATGCAGACCGTCAGGCTGGGTGAGCGCGAGATCGGGCCCGGGCAGCCGCCGCTGTTCGTGGCCGAGCTGGGCATCTGCCACCGGGGGCGGCTGGACGTGGCGCTGGACAACGCCCGCGCCGCCGCCGAGGCCGGGGCCGGGTGCATCAAGACCGAGCTGTTCCACGAGTCCGAGGTGCGCGATCCCTCGGCCACCAAGACCTTTTCCACCCGCTCGGGCCGCCACGCGGTGCCCCTGCTGGAGCACATGCGCCGCTACCAGTTCACCCTGGAGCAGCACCACCAGGTCAAGCTGCTGGCCGACGAGCTGGGCCTGCCCTTCATGGCCACGGCCCACACCCGCGAGCGCGTGGACTTCCTGGTGGCCATCGGCGCCAGCGCGGTGAAGATCGCCTCGCCGGACATCGTGCATTATCCGCTCATCCGCTATGCGGCGGCCTCGGGGCTGGTGCTGTTCCTGGATACGGGCGGCGCCTGGCAGCACGAGGTGGAAATGGCCGTGAAGGCCGCGCGCGACGCGGGCTGCCGCCAGCTTGTGGTCAACCACAACCCCGACGGACACCCGGCCCCGCCCGCCGGGCACAACCTGCGCGCCATCGCCCGCTACCAGGAGCTTTTCGGCTGCCCCGTGGGCCTGTCGGACCACTGCGACGGCTACGACATGGCCTTCGCCGCCGTGGTCGCCGGGGCCCACGCCGTGGAGAAGCCCGTGTCCGAGGACCGCTTCATCGAGGAATGCGAGCATATCTGGGCCGTGAGCCGCGCCGACCTGCCGGGCTTCGTGGCCGCCCTGGGCCGGGCCTGGGAGGCCCTGGGCCAGCCCGCGCGGCCCATGGGCCCTGGGCTGCGGCCCACCTCGCCGCACCGCGTGGCCCTGGTGGCCCGGCGCGACCTGGCCCCCGGCGAGCCCATCACCTGGGACAACGTGACCTTCGGCAAGCCGCGCCTGGGCATCGGCGTGGAGCTTTGGGACGAACTGGAAGGCCGCCCCCTGGGCCGCGCCGTGCGCGCGGGGGCCTTCATCCGCTTCGAGGATTTGTGATGCACATCGCCCCGGCCCGCGCCGCCGCCGCAAGTTTCGCCAGCCCCGGGGGCCTCTCGGCCCTGGCCGGGGCCTTCGGGCTCGCCGGGCCGGACCCTACGGCCTGGCGGCCCCTGGGGCCGGACCTGCTGGCGGCGGAGCACGCGGGCCGCACCCTGCTGGCCAAGCGCCACCGCATGCTGACCCCGGAGCGGGCTCCGCTGCTCGAAGGCGTGCTCGGCGCGGCCCTGGCCGCCGGGGTGGCCCCACCCATGCTGCGCACGCGCGGCGGGGCCCTGGTCCTGGCCGGGGCTGACGGCTGGTACGGGCTCATGGAGCTGGCCCCGGGCGAGGTGCCCCGGGCCGGGCAGGGCCTGGGCCGCGCGGCCCGGGCCGTGGCCCGGCTGCAC
This sequence is a window from Desulfocurvus vexinensis DSM 17965. Protein-coding genes within it:
- a CDS encoding N-acetylneuraminate synthase family protein, encoding MQTVRLGEREIGPGQPPLFVAELGICHRGRLDVALDNARAAAEAGAGCIKTELFHESEVRDPSATKTFSTRSGRHAVPLLEHMRRYQFTLEQHHQVKLLADELGLPFMATAHTRERVDFLVAIGASAVKIASPDIVHYPLIRYAAASGLVLFLDTGGAWQHEVEMAVKAARDAGCRQLVVNHNPDGHPAPPAGHNLRAIARYQELFGCPVGLSDHCDGYDMAFAAVVAGAHAVEKPVSEDRFIEECEHIWAVSRADLPGFVAALGRAWEALGQPARPMGPGLRPTSPHRVALVARRDLAPGEPITWDNVTFGKPRLGIGVELWDELEGRPLGRAVRAGAFIRFEDL